A part of Limihaloglobus sulfuriphilus genomic DNA contains:
- a CDS encoding glycosyl hydrolase, giving the protein MKIRIQAIYLLMSCFIVVVFSGESPAVSLEAGFHQPPQMAKPLVWWDWINGSITKEGIKADLMDMKRVGIGGVQLFDLELYMPEGPIRYGTNQWHEHVQYAIDTAESLGLEFHVMNCPGWSASGGPWITPEKSMKKIVWSEQEVSGPAVFKEKLKNPELTGKSSKYKFYRDVAVFAVPSDKGNEYRLEDWETKIGFSRSSLKRPDKSLYEPDRKAISPENVLNLSENLTEDGVLSCEIPEGRWVIIRFGFTTTGSTNHPAVPEGHGLEVDKFDKQAVEFQFNQALSRIITDARPHLGKTFKGLLFDSFEGGYQNWTQSFPAQFEKINGYDLMPYLPVLTGRVIESQAVSEAVLYDFRRTIDRLLAECYYAVMQRLAHQNKLILYSESQGGPLNPFFCNEYVDVAMNEFWLRNYTKRVPLMKLSASSANLYGRQVVGAEAFTAIPDYAKWQNTPYSLKKAGDCAFTAGINRFIFHTYIHQPYSYLEPGFTMGRYGTHFGRLNSWWKFVPAWIDYLSRSQFLLQQGRTVTDIGFLFHDDILYQNPLSMTKTPEGFDYIAFYPKHLEQMQYSDGEITIPGGASFKILVLPDYPFMTLKALKNIHRLVKSGAVAVGDRPAAPPGLKDYLYARTQFEQLASDLWEGLDEKKETVKSVGKGKMFSRTSLENVVSQLGLTPDVRFTQAKDDTLIYTHRKTDFEDIYFISNQTDELVSFNSQFRVTGKIPELWDPASGRIWDAGIYNFDKVSTHVPLTLAPRGSIFVIFGKPAPEKWVTSVKPDDLMKLNELLLADSGKQLTVHYSDNTTGKFIVDQPSDSIAVSGPWQVRFLDGRGAPPKIVLDSLISWTGHPETGVKYYSGIAEYEAGLDLPENFRKQDEVCLLDLGQVCDIAQISVNGSEPVIVWKEPFRADVTQLLKAGENTVTIQVANRWINRLIGDQDIPIDYTYQVGGSKFTEGRIEVFPDWLRNPEQAAVKHKRNTFATWKHYTADSPLVESGLIGPVELKVYTNIQINHSVQ; this is encoded by the coding sequence ATGAAAATTAGAATTCAGGCCATTTATTTGTTGATGTCATGTTTTATCGTTGTTGTATTTTCCGGTGAGTCGCCGGCCGTCTCGCTGGAAGCCGGATTTCATCAACCACCTCAAATGGCAAAACCGCTTGTCTGGTGGGACTGGATCAATGGAAGTATTACCAAAGAAGGTATTAAGGCAGATTTAATGGACATGAAACGGGTCGGCATCGGAGGTGTCCAGCTTTTTGATCTGGAACTCTATATGCCCGAAGGGCCGATTCGTTACGGCACAAATCAGTGGCACGAGCATGTTCAGTACGCTATTGATACAGCCGAGAGCCTGGGGCTTGAGTTTCACGTTATGAACTGTCCGGGCTGGTCTGCCAGCGGAGGGCCATGGATTACTCCGGAAAAATCTATGAAAAAGATCGTTTGGAGTGAACAGGAGGTGAGCGGCCCGGCGGTCTTTAAGGAAAAGCTGAAGAATCCTGAGCTTACAGGCAAGTCCTCTAAGTACAAGTTCTACCGGGATGTGGCTGTTTTTGCCGTTCCTTCCGATAAAGGCAATGAATACCGTCTTGAGGACTGGGAAACAAAGATTGGTTTTTCAAGATCTTCGCTCAAACGACCGGATAAATCGTTGTATGAGCCTGACAGGAAAGCTATTAGCCCCGAAAACGTCCTGAATCTATCAGAAAATTTAACAGAGGATGGCGTCCTTTCATGTGAAATCCCCGAAGGCAGGTGGGTGATCATTCGTTTCGGGTTTACGACGACCGGTTCTACCAATCACCCGGCGGTACCCGAAGGTCATGGCCTTGAAGTTGATAAATTCGATAAACAGGCGGTGGAATTTCAATTTAACCAGGCACTCTCGAGAATTATTACAGATGCAAGGCCGCACCTTGGTAAGACGTTTAAGGGTCTTCTGTTCGATAGTTTCGAGGGTGGATATCAGAACTGGACCCAAAGTTTTCCGGCCCAGTTTGAAAAAATAAACGGCTACGACCTTATGCCGTACCTGCCTGTGCTGACCGGCAGGGTGATCGAGTCACAGGCAGTATCAGAAGCTGTTCTCTATGACTTTCGGCGCACGATAGATAGGTTACTGGCCGAGTGTTATTACGCGGTCATGCAGCGTCTGGCGCATCAGAATAAATTGATACTCTATTCTGAGTCGCAGGGCGGCCCTTTGAACCCGTTTTTCTGTAATGAATATGTTGATGTAGCCATGAATGAATTCTGGCTGCGGAATTACACTAAACGTGTTCCATTGATGAAACTGTCCGCCTCATCTGCAAACCTTTATGGCCGCCAGGTTGTCGGCGCTGAGGCCTTTACTGCGATTCCCGATTATGCTAAGTGGCAGAACACCCCTTATTCCTTAAAGAAAGCCGGTGACTGTGCATTTACTGCGGGCATCAACCGATTTATCTTCCATACCTATATCCATCAGCCCTATTCATATCTCGAGCCGGGTTTTACGATGGGCCGCTACGGCACGCATTTTGGCCGCTTGAATTCCTGGTGGAAATTTGTACCTGCATGGATTGATTATCTTTCACGCTCGCAATTCCTCCTCCAGCAGGGCAGGACGGTTACCGATATTGGTTTTCTTTTTCACGATGATATCCTGTATCAAAATCCTCTTTCAATGACGAAAACTCCTGAAGGCTTTGATTATATTGCATTTTATCCCAAACATCTGGAACAGATGCAGTACAGCGACGGAGAGATAACGATTCCCGGCGGCGCGTCCTTTAAAATCCTGGTATTGCCTGACTACCCTTTTATGACACTTAAGGCTTTGAAAAATATTCATCGTCTTGTTAAATCGGGTGCCGTTGCAGTTGGCGATCGTCCTGCTGCACCTCCCGGCTTGAAAGATTACCTCTACGCAAGAACCCAATTCGAGCAGTTAGCCTCCGATCTGTGGGAAGGACTTGATGAGAAGAAAGAGACGGTAAAATCTGTGGGCAAGGGTAAAATGTTTTCAAGAACATCGCTTGAGAATGTCGTCTCACAGCTTGGCTTGACTCCTGATGTCAGGTTTACACAGGCAAAAGATGATACTCTTATCTACACCCATCGAAAGACTGACTTTGAGGACATATATTTCATATCAAACCAGACGGACGAGCTCGTCTCATTCAACTCTCAGTTCCGTGTTACGGGTAAAATACCGGAATTGTGGGATCCTGCCTCAGGCAGGATATGGGATGCCGGTATTTATAATTTTGACAAAGTCTCAACCCATGTTCCCCTGACACTGGCTCCCCGGGGTTCAATTTTTGTTATTTTTGGAAAACCAGCCCCTGAAAAGTGGGTTACATCTGTAAAGCCGGACGATTTAATGAAATTAAATGAGCTGCTGTTGGCTGATTCCGGCAAGCAATTGACCGTTCATTATTCTGATAACACGACTGGAAAGTTTATTGTTGATCAGCCCTCCGATTCAATTGCCGTATCAGGCCCGTGGCAGGTGAGATTCCTTGACGGGCGCGGAGCACCGCCCAAGATTGTGCTGGACTCGCTGATATCATGGACAGGTCACCCTGAAACGGGAGTTAAATATTATTCCGGTATTGCCGAATATGAGGCCGGACTCGATCTGCCTGAAAATTTCCGCAAGCAGGATGAAGTCTGTTTGCTCGATCTGGGACAGGTATGCGATATTGCTCAAATCAGTGTAAACGGCAGTGAACCTGTTATAGTATGGAAAGAGCCGTTTAGAGCTGATGTTACTCAGCTGCTCAAGGCCGGTGAGAACACAGTCACCATACAGGTGGCCAATAGATGGATAAACAGGCTTATTGGTGATCAAGACATACCGATAGATTATACATATCAGGTTGGCGGAAGCAAGTTTACAGAAGGCAGAATTGAAGTCTTTCCTGATTGGCTCAGAAATCCGGAACAGGCGGCGGTCAAACATAAACGCAATACTTTTGCTACCTGGAAGCACTATACTGCTGACTCTCCTCTGGTCGAATCAGGTCTTATTGGTCCGGTTGAATTGAAGGTTTATACGAATATTCAAATTAACCATTCTGTTCAATAG
- a CDS encoding carboxypeptidase-like regulatory domain-containing protein codes for MKQLVLILQIFVLLASVTCFEVVAGEEATTIIYLDGSRNRCGEGSSWEDACSSFDAAYGALQKAVKNEGHAELWITAGTYKIAPVVITQGMYVFGGFKGCEDKLSQRDPFLTTDNATVLQVKDPKSDLITVSGCRNVRLDGLVLKGIRSPSGNASAMRVVDCDGDVSFKHCLFTGNVNADGGPAAVIHNSNVSFMYCLFSDNRIVALKAGGGAVRITGNSSPQFHYSTFSRNSADAGFGGAVYIDITSDCRLLFCECNIVSNKAKLGAGAMYIKNAVGGVRLYESTVVLNRTMTPDADEFSGAVHIKGNQQSPARLEIDGFATCLSDNYVLAGDGKYDYVDSVSYGYAVIDKDKQAHVDHLKSKVADRQVDESYFDKRPDTKEYRQFLHLPPMVNKKPAAGCNVKYQFEEFSGTGVYHSVFLPSNWQPGGKYPVIMDIPGNPFEHYWGDISSGRPESSPIGYGVSNGKAICIGLPCISPDGNSHVRALGDVKQTVAYMKKVAVWVSREMGGDPARMILTGYSRGGQGTAFLGRYDDEIADIWLGWLHYDGFDMPLEPHVHMRKYSYNVTEDDYRVDGNIIKRFARIKGRSTFIVNSGYVNLFEAYNKKYGFPCEHVLTGSRNHNPDWSLMETETLKQARQWYSRTLIELTGTGQASGIVTDTNSRPVQGAVVYTGLTRFASTGNDGRFVFEGLPVGPREFVLVISGKTQAKKQITIKEGLNSTVKFD; via the coding sequence ATGAAACAGTTAGTCTTAATATTGCAAATATTTGTCCTGTTGGCATCAGTCACCTGTTTTGAGGTAGTTGCCGGTGAAGAAGCAACTACAATAATATACCTGGACGGCAGCAGGAATAGATGCGGAGAAGGGAGCAGCTGGGAGGATGCCTGCAGTAGTTTTGATGCGGCTTATGGAGCATTACAAAAGGCTGTGAAAAATGAAGGCCATGCCGAGCTGTGGATAACCGCCGGCACATACAAAATTGCTCCTGTTGTTATCACTCAGGGAATGTACGTCTTCGGCGGTTTCAAGGGCTGTGAAGATAAATTGTCGCAGAGGGATCCATTTCTGACTACTGATAATGCGACAGTTCTTCAGGTAAAAGATCCAAAATCTGACCTGATAACAGTTTCAGGGTGTAGGAATGTCCGGCTTGACGGTTTAGTCTTAAAGGGAATTCGCTCGCCTTCCGGCAATGCTTCCGCCATGAGAGTTGTTGATTGTGACGGAGATGTCAGTTTTAAACATTGCCTTTTTACCGGCAACGTAAACGCAGACGGAGGCCCTGCGGCAGTAATCCATAACTCAAATGTCTCTTTCATGTACTGTCTTTTTTCTGATAACAGAATAGTCGCCCTAAAGGCCGGCGGAGGTGCTGTAAGGATTACGGGAAACAGCTCTCCGCAGTTTCACTATTCGACATTCAGCCGTAATTCCGCTGATGCAGGCTTCGGCGGCGCTGTTTATATAGATATAACCTCTGACTGCCGGCTCTTGTTCTGCGAGTGCAATATAGTCTCCAACAAAGCGAAGTTGGGAGCCGGTGCTATGTATATCAAAAATGCCGTTGGCGGAGTTCGTCTGTACGAAAGTACGGTAGTTTTAAACAGAACAATGACACCGGATGCTGATGAATTTTCAGGGGCCGTTCATATCAAAGGAAATCAACAAAGTCCCGCCAGGCTCGAAATAGACGGTTTTGCAACTTGCCTTTCTGATAATTACGTCCTTGCCGGTGATGGTAAGTATGATTATGTTGATTCCGTATCGTATGGGTATGCGGTTATTGACAAGGATAAACAGGCGCATGTTGACCATTTAAAATCAAAAGTTGCAGATAGACAGGTGGATGAGAGTTATTTCGACAAGAGACCGGATACCAAAGAGTACCGTCAATTCCTTCATCTGCCGCCCATGGTTAACAAGAAGCCTGCTGCAGGTTGCAATGTTAAATACCAGTTTGAAGAATTTTCCGGCACTGGAGTTTACCATTCGGTTTTTCTGCCCTCTAACTGGCAGCCCGGCGGTAAGTATCCGGTTATAATGGATATCCCGGGTAATCCTTTTGAACATTATTGGGGTGATATCTCCAGCGGCAGGCCCGAGTCTTCTCCCATAGGCTACGGTGTTTCGAATGGCAAGGCTATCTGTATAGGTCTGCCCTGTATCAGCCCTGACGGGAATTCACATGTTAGGGCGCTGGGCGACGTAAAACAGACTGTAGCCTATATGAAAAAAGTGGCAGTCTGGGTTAGCCGTGAAATGGGCGGCGATCCGGCCAGGATGATACTCACAGGTTATTCTCGCGGCGGACAGGGGACGGCGTTCCTGGGCCGTTACGATGATGAGATTGCCGATATCTGGCTGGGGTGGCTCCATTATGACGGTTTTGATATGCCGCTTGAACCGCATGTACACATGCGAAAGTATTCATACAACGTTACAGAAGATGATTACCGGGTTGACGGCAATATCATCAAGCGGTTTGCAAGGATTAAGGGCAGATCAACATTTATTGTAAACTCCGGATATGTCAATTTATTCGAGGCTTACAACAAGAAATACGGCTTTCCATGCGAACATGTACTTACCGGTTCTCGAAATCATAACCCCGACTGGTCACTAATGGAAACTGAGACTCTCAAGCAGGCAAGGCAGTGGTACAGCCGGACACTCATAGAACTAACCGGCACAGGGCAGGCAAGCGGAATTGTTACAGATACAAACTCCCGCCCCGTTCAGGGTGCTGTTGTCTATACCGGTTTGACTCGATTTGCAAGCACCGGAAATGACGGCAGGTTTGTTTTTGAAGGACTGCCGGTCGGCCCGCGGGAGTTCGTTCTCGTTATTAGCGGAAAGACACAGGCTAAAAAGCAAATTACAATAAAAGAAGGTCTTAATTCAACAGTTAAATTCGATTGA
- a CDS encoding ISL3 family transposase yields MLLKRILKKTLKVKRHKVVKVDYSDNQLNFYLDVHKRRRLPCGTCQTLAPQRDRLPQRQIKHVPLWGIPVMLHYRPVRVSCPKCGGPRVEDIPFTSGKSRMTNGLVWTLSSMAKLLPWQTVSQMFNVSWNTVQSAVKQAVDYGMKHRDTGKVIYIGIDEVSRRKGHTYMTVVYDLEEKRILWSGQGRKKETLEAFFKEHGNSLKGSLKAVCCDMWQSYIDVVKEHVDEDVVLVFDKFHIVQHLNQAVDEVRKQEAITLKKDNPELLKKTRYIWLKNPENLTDKQRARLGYLEKLNLKVNRAYLLKESFRDFWDYRYPAAAKKYLAKWFWWATHSRLEPLRDFAWMLRKHQQGIINYFKCRVTNGVTEGMNNKVKTIVKRCYGFRTIPTLQLALYHCLGKLPEPENMHKFV; encoded by the coding sequence ATGCTGCTTAAAAGAATACTAAAAAAGACATTAAAAGTCAAGAGACATAAAGTGGTAAAAGTCGATTATAGTGACAATCAGCTCAACTTTTATTTAGACGTTCACAAACGTCGTCGGCTGCCTTGCGGCACCTGTCAGACGCTCGCTCCGCAACGTGACCGGCTTCCGCAACGGCAGATTAAGCATGTTCCGTTATGGGGCATACCGGTGATGCTGCATTACCGTCCGGTTCGTGTCAGCTGCCCCAAATGCGGTGGGCCGAGGGTTGAGGACATACCCTTTACCTCAGGTAAATCACGTATGACAAACGGATTGGTCTGGACCTTGAGCAGTATGGCGAAATTGCTGCCCTGGCAAACGGTTTCTCAGATGTTTAATGTCAGCTGGAATACGGTTCAATCTGCGGTAAAGCAGGCAGTTGACTACGGCATGAAACACAGGGATACAGGAAAGGTCATTTATATTGGCATTGACGAAGTATCCCGCCGCAAGGGTCATACGTATATGACGGTGGTGTACGACCTGGAAGAAAAACGCATTTTATGGAGCGGCCAGGGCCGGAAAAAAGAGACGCTGGAGGCGTTTTTCAAAGAACATGGAAATTCGTTAAAAGGCAGTTTAAAGGCGGTTTGCTGTGATATGTGGCAATCGTACATTGATGTTGTAAAAGAGCATGTTGACGAGGATGTTGTTCTGGTTTTCGATAAATTTCATATCGTACAACATTTGAATCAGGCTGTCGATGAGGTACGCAAACAGGAAGCTATCACGCTCAAAAAAGACAACCCCGAACTGCTTAAAAAAACGCGATATATCTGGCTGAAGAATCCTGAAAACCTTACAGACAAACAGCGTGCACGTCTGGGGTATCTGGAGAAGCTGAATCTTAAAGTCAACAGGGCTTATTTATTGAAAGAATCCTTTCGTGATTTTTGGGATTACCGCTACCCTGCAGCTGCCAAAAAATATCTTGCAAAGTGGTTCTGGTGGGCCACCCACAGCAGGCTCGAACCATTACGTGATTTTGCCTGGATGCTCAGAAAACATCAGCAAGGTATCATAAATTATTTCAAATGCCGAGTCACCAATGGAGTCACCGAAGGTATGAACAATAAAGTTAAAACAATAGTCAAAAGATGTTATGGATTCAGGACAATCCCGACGCTGCAGTTAGCCTTATATCACTGCCTTGGAAAGCTGCCTGAACCTGAAAATATGCACAAATTTGTGTGA
- the istA gene encoding IS21 family transposase, which produces MTKRSVIQTLRERNWSCRRISRELGIHLDTVRKYAKSDNDNSKQVTNAPPGSVAQSSTGPVSNCEPYREIIKNKLDMGLSRRRIWQDLRDDHGSDVSYHSVRRFVNRLSKNSPVPFRRLECRPGEEAQIDFGTGAPVITKDGRRKRTHVIRVVLSFSRKSYSEAVFRQTGDNFINCLENAFHHFGGVPQTLIIDNLKAAVNKADWYDPEIHPKIVSFCRHYGTAILPCKPYTPRHKGKVEKAVAYVKNNALKGRSFKSLSEQNQFLLSWESRIADTRIHGTTRKQVGKLFTEQEKPALLRLPVGRFPSFTEAQRSVHRDGHIEVERTYYSVPPEYTGRKVWARWDGHMVRVFNRSMEQIVVHAKVEPGRFQTQDGHIHSEKRTKIENGVVWMLERVSLIGDNAERWALQMLEARGIPGIRVLLGLLNMTNTYKGNKIDNACKIALSHNAFRLKTIRSIIKHGGDRQLQMEFIDEHPIIRDISSYGEFVREVLG; this is translated from the coding sequence ATGACTAAAAGAAGTGTAATACAGACATTAAGAGAGCGTAACTGGTCTTGCAGGCGTATATCCAGAGAGCTTGGCATCCACCTGGATACGGTGCGTAAGTATGCAAAATCAGACAATGATAATTCAAAACAGGTCACTAACGCGCCTCCCGGGTCGGTGGCCCAAAGCTCAACCGGTCCGGTAAGCAATTGTGAGCCTTACCGTGAAATAATTAAGAACAAGCTGGATATGGGGCTCAGCCGCCGGCGTATATGGCAGGATCTTCGTGACGACCACGGCTCTGATGTCAGCTACCACAGCGTTCGCAGGTTTGTCAACCGCCTCAGTAAAAATTCGCCTGTTCCGTTCAGGCGTCTTGAATGCAGGCCCGGTGAAGAGGCTCAGATAGATTTTGGTACGGGTGCACCGGTAATAACGAAAGATGGCAGACGAAAAAGAACTCATGTAATACGGGTAGTGCTTAGCTTCTCCCGTAAATCCTACAGCGAGGCAGTTTTCAGGCAGACCGGCGATAACTTTATAAATTGCCTGGAAAACGCTTTTCACCACTTTGGCGGTGTTCCGCAAACACTGATAATAGATAATCTTAAAGCTGCTGTAAACAAAGCTGACTGGTATGATCCTGAGATACACCCAAAAATAGTGTCATTCTGCCGTCATTACGGTACCGCCATTTTACCCTGTAAGCCGTATACCCCAAGACACAAGGGTAAGGTTGAAAAAGCAGTAGCATATGTCAAAAATAACGCCCTCAAGGGCCGCAGCTTTAAGAGCCTCTCAGAGCAGAATCAGTTTCTTCTCAGCTGGGAGAGCCGTATTGCCGATACCCGTATTCACGGCACTACCCGCAAGCAGGTAGGCAAATTGTTCACAGAACAGGAAAAGCCTGCTTTATTGAGGCTTCCGGTTGGAAGGTTTCCTTCATTTACAGAAGCTCAGCGGTCCGTTCACAGGGACGGCCATATAGAGGTAGAGAGGACCTATTACTCGGTGCCTCCGGAATATACCGGCCGCAAGGTATGGGCAAGATGGGACGGCCATATGGTAAGAGTATTTAACCGCAGCATGGAGCAGATTGTTGTTCACGCTAAAGTTGAGCCGGGCAGATTCCAGACTCAGGACGGACATATTCATTCAGAGAAAAGAACAAAGATAGAAAACGGCGTTGTATGGATGCTTGAACGAGTCAGTCTGATAGGTGACAATGCCGAGAGATGGGCCCTGCAGATGCTTGAGGCCAGAGGAATACCTGGTATCCGCGTACTTCTGGGCTTGCTGAATATGACCAATACCTATAAAGGTAACAAAATCGATAATGCATGTAAAATAGCGTTAAGCCACAATGCTTTTCGATTGAAGACCATCAGGAGTATTATTAAACACGGCGGTGACAGGCAGCTCCAGATGGAATTTATAGATGAGCACCCTATTATCAGAGATATCTCCAGTTACGGAGAATTCGTAAGAGAGGTTCTGGGCTGA
- the istB gene encoding IS21-like element helper ATPase IstB yields MNNSLHNTLKSLRLSGMLETLEVRLQEAAGNSLTHAEFLELILQDEMLVRKHRQIQRGIKAAGFRELKTLEEFDWQFNTSIKRSRIFDMATCRFISEGVDVLLLGPPGVGKSHLCQAIGYQAVKAGMAVRYRSIFDVARDFLHEDAFACQDKVMNRYLKPELLIIDDMGIKHLPKRCGEYLLEIIMRRHENKSTMMTSNRPLEDWGKLIGDVPSATAILDRFLHHAEIINITGRSYRLKDRAEHGACEKRAGHEG; encoded by the coding sequence ATGAACAATTCACTGCATAACACATTAAAATCACTAAGGTTGTCAGGTATGCTTGAGACACTTGAAGTTCGATTGCAGGAGGCAGCCGGCAACAGCCTCACTCATGCTGAGTTTTTAGAACTGATCCTGCAGGATGAGATGCTGGTCAGAAAGCATCGCCAGATCCAAAGGGGTATTAAGGCTGCCGGGTTTAGAGAACTCAAGACACTGGAGGAGTTTGACTGGCAGTTCAATACTTCGATTAAAAGAAGCCGGATATTTGATATGGCCACATGCCGCTTTATCAGTGAGGGCGTTGATGTTCTGCTGCTTGGCCCTCCGGGTGTGGGCAAGAGTCATTTGTGTCAGGCGATAGGCTATCAGGCAGTCAAGGCAGGCATGGCTGTGCGGTACCGCTCGATATTTGATGTTGCCAGGGATTTTCTGCACGAAGATGCCTTTGCCTGTCAGGATAAGGTAATGAACAGATATCTCAAGCCGGAGCTGCTGATAATCGATGACATGGGCATCAAGCATCTGCCAAAACGCTGCGGCGAGTATCTGCTGGAGATCATTATGCGGCGACATGAAAACAAATCCACGATGATGACCTCCAACAGGCCGCTGGAAGACTGGGGCAAGCTCATTGGTGATGTACCATCGGCAACCGCAATCCTGGACAGGTTTTTGCATCATGCTGAGATCATCAACATCACAGGCCGCAGCTACCGTCTCAAGGACCGTGCCGAGCATGGTGCCTGTGAGAAAAGAGCCGGCCATGAAGGCTGA
- a CDS encoding sialate O-acetylesterase yields MAKEDKLAGTGYRIQLKLSENNMVFMKKNYDFKRSCITAVIITMLAACSLVCSQTSLPSVLSSGMVLQQNDSAALWGWDKPGQEVTVTPGWSREKHTASCDNSGKWELRLQTPSAGGPYKIAVRGSSDIILEDVLIGEVWLCSGQSNMEMTVGAINVWQPGVNDWQRELLDADYPKIRFFEVPRNAAKDKQNDCPGQWQVCSSETAKSFTAAGFFFGRKLYKELGIPVGLIKSSYGGTPSQSWTDMDFMRSHEAFKSILEKYDAACNRYPQALEEWKERVKEWEKKVEKAREDGKEAPPKPWEPMGPGNPRGPASLFNGMIHPLISYTLQGVIWYQGEANAREALEYRSIFPAMIENWRQAWNKPDMPFYYVQIAPWTYPEPYIGAELREAQLLTLSLPNTGMVVTTDLVDDIENIHPPDKKPVGERLALWALAKVYGKKNVVYSGPLYKSMKIEKEAIRIFFDHTDGGLKAKGGKLTDFEIAGEDNEFVPAQAVIEDSTVIVRNDAVKEPKNVRFGWSNTARPNLFNKAGLPASTFRTD; encoded by the coding sequence ATGGCTAAAGAAGACAAACTGGCAGGGACAGGATATCGTATTCAGTTAAAACTTAGTGAGAACAATATGGTCTTTATGAAAAAAAACTATGATTTTAAACGCAGCTGCATAACGGCTGTAATAATCACGATGTTGGCGGCATGTTCGCTTGTCTGCTCACAGACAAGTCTGCCATCTGTACTCAGCAGCGGCATGGTTCTCCAGCAGAACGATTCCGCCGCGCTATGGGGCTGGGATAAGCCGGGGCAGGAAGTTACCGTTACCCCCGGCTGGTCGAGAGAAAAGCATACCGCAAGCTGCGATAATAGCGGCAAATGGGAGTTGCGGCTCCAGACACCCTCTGCAGGCGGGCCGTATAAGATCGCCGTGAGAGGCAGCAGCGATATAATCCTCGAAGATGTACTCATCGGCGAGGTCTGGCTCTGCTCGGGCCAGTCCAACATGGAGATGACCGTGGGGGCAATAAATGTGTGGCAGCCGGGGGTTAACGACTGGCAGCGTGAGCTTTTAGACGCTGACTATCCCAAAATCCGGTTTTTTGAAGTCCCCCGCAATGCCGCCAAAGATAAACAGAACGACTGCCCTGGACAGTGGCAGGTTTGCAGCAGTGAAACAGCCAAATCCTTTACCGCGGCAGGGTTTTTCTTCGGCAGAAAGCTATATAAAGAGCTTGGCATACCTGTCGGACTGATCAAGTCATCCTACGGCGGCACTCCAAGCCAGAGCTGGACGGATATGGATTTCATGAGGTCTCACGAAGCCTTCAAATCCATTCTTGAAAAATACGACGCGGCATGTAACCGCTACCCCCAGGCTCTGGAAGAATGGAAAGAAAGAGTCAAAGAATGGGAGAAGAAAGTAGAAAAGGCCAGAGAAGACGGCAAAGAAGCGCCGCCCAAACCATGGGAACCGATGGGCCCGGGTAATCCCCGAGGGCCGGCTTCCCTGTTTAACGGCATGATACACCCTTTGATTTCCTATACATTGCAGGGAGTAATATGGTATCAGGGAGAGGCTAACGCCAGAGAGGCACTTGAGTACAGAAGCATATTCCCTGCTATGATTGAGAACTGGCGGCAGGCATGGAACAAGCCGGATATGCCGTTTTACTATGTGCAGATTGCCCCTTGGACGTATCCGGAGCCTTATATAGGCGCGGAACTGCGGGAGGCCCAGCTGCTGACACTGTCTCTGCCCAATACCGGTATGGTTGTAACCACTGACCTTGTTGATGATATTGAAAATATTCACCCCCCTGACAAGAAACCCGTCGGCGAAAGGCTTGCACTTTGGGCTTTGGCTAAGGTGTACGGCAAAAAGAATGTTGTATATTCAGGGCCGCTATACAAATCAATGAAGATCGAGAAAGAGGCTATAAGAATATTTTTTGACCATACAGACGGCGGCCTGAAAGCCAAAGGCGGCAAACTGACCGACTTTGAGATTGCAGGAGAAGATAATGAGTTTGTCCCTGCCCAGGCGGTTATCGAAGACAGTACTGTTATTGTCAGAAACGATGCAGTCAAAGAACCTAAGAATGTACGTTTCGGCTGGTCAAACACCGCCCGTCCAAATCTGTTTAACAAGGCCGGACTGCCCGCAAGTACATTCAGGACTGACTGA